Within Sorangiineae bacterium MSr11367, the genomic segment GATCGTCACGGCACGCTCGTGGATATTTCCCACGTGGCGAAAAACTTCGAAATGCCCGGGGTCGGCATCGTCCCGAACTACGACGACCGCATCGCCGTGATGCGCGAAGAGGGCAAGGTCGACCGAGCGGTCTTCTTCCAAAAAGTATTTTTCCCGGTCTTGAAATATCTCGGCGTGACCCGACAAGAGCTGCAAGAGGCAGCCTGGGCCGAGCGCGCGCGCATTCAATGCGTGTCGGCGGCGGAATAGCCAAGAAGCATAAAGACTTGGAAGAACGACTGAGCGATTGAACGATTGAGACAGAGCGATGGCGAACGAGAATCTGAAGGACGAACTGAGGGCGCTTATCTCCGAGATTTCTGAAGTGGACGACATCCCGGACGATGCGGCCTTCAAGGACCTCGGCATCGATTCGATGATGGGCGTCGAAATCGTCGCGGCGATCGAGCGGCAGTACAAGATCAAGGTGGACGATACGGAACTTCAGGAGATCACTACGCTCACCAAGTCGTACGAGCTGGTAAGCAGTAAGCTCTCGGGCACTTGATCGGTCAGGTTGTGGGGGGCTCCGCCGCCC encodes:
- a CDS encoding acyl carrier protein encodes the protein MANENLKDELRALISEISEVDDIPDDAAFKDLGIDSMMGVEIVAAIERQYKIKVDDTELQEITTLTKSYELVSSKLSGT